From Mytilus galloprovincialis chromosome 9, xbMytGall1.hap1.1, whole genome shotgun sequence, the proteins below share one genomic window:
- the LOC143044282 gene encoding somatostatin receptor type 2-like, whose amino-acid sequence MEAVTHLNVSGNISSAVTDIDSNLTVLLRNVTDMLDYCDFNLTDSKGMNDSTPSVGMAFNKAAITIFLITSYVIIFFVGIVGNSLVIYVVLRFAKMKTVTNLYILNLAISDASFLISLPFIITTTLLQHWIFGTAMCKIYNVLYSINFVTSVLTLTVLSGDRYLAVCHPIRSGKYRTLNIAYFICLIIWSLSFLVMLPIILYSTTVSHYKDPTLKTCTIQWPSNQLLPQGKAFTWYTFLLGFAIPVSMITMFYSSVIVRLTCVGQMIKSKGKRKSHRKVTKLVLAVILVYVCCWLPHWVFQINLTFLPIYQRLKDWEIYLFNVFTVLTFANSMLNPLLYAFLSDNFRRSFAKAFKCVAAIELDRKTTAGDTCNSVYPKSSQKHGEKRNERHKPKFELDAMKTSNTGFLLSPDENVNTSLLETSSVYVDKESQTQQDEI is encoded by the coding sequence ATGGAAGCAGTAACGCATTTAAATGTATCTGGAAACATATCCAGTGCTGTCACCGATATAGACTCTAATTTAACTGTGCTATTACGTAATGTTACAGATATGTTAGACTACTGTGATTTCAACTTAACAGACTCGAAAGGAATGAATGATTCTACACCATCTGTTGGTATGGCATTCAATAAGGCGGCAATAACCATTTTTCTTATCACATCTTACGTCATAATTTTCTTTGTTGGTATCGTTGGGAATTCTTTAGTGATCTATGTGGTCCTGCGATTTGCAAAAATGAAAACTGTAACAAACTTATATATACTTAATTTAGCGATATCAGATGCATCGTTTCTGATAAGCCTTCCGTTTATCATAACGACAACTCTGTTGCAACATTGGATATTCGGAACAGCTATGTGTAAAATATACAATGTACTGTATTCGATCAATTTCGTTACAAGTGTTTTAACTTTAACAGTGTTAAGCGGTGATAGATATCTAGCCGTTTGCCACCCGATACGTTCTGGAAAATATCGCACCCTTAATATAGCTTATTTCATATGTCTAATTATCTGGTCGTTGTCGTTTCTGGTCATGTTGCCGATAATTTTATATTCAACCACTGTTTCACATTACAAAGATCCAACTCTAAAGACATGTACAATTCAGTGGCCTTCAAACCAGCTACTTCCGCAAGGAAAGGCCTTCACTTGGTACACATTCCTTCTTGGTTTTGCGATTCCCGTGTCAATGATAACTATGTTTTACTCTTCCGTTATTGTTAGACTTACATGTGTTGGTCAGATGATAAAATCGAAGGGAAAACGTAAATCTCATAGAAAAGTGACCAAGCTTGTTCTAGCAGTTATTTTAGTGTATGTTTGTTGCTGGTTGCCGCATTGGGTTTTCCAGATAAATCTGACATTTTTGCCTATATACCAACGACTAAAGGACTgggaaatatatttgtttaatgtttttacagttttAACATTTGCAAATAGCATGCTTAATCCGTTATTGTATGCCTTTCTAAGTGACAATTTCAGGAGAAGTTTTGCTAAAGCTTTTAAATGCGTAGCAGCAATAGAGCTAGATAGAAAAACAACAGCCGGAGATACATGTAACAGTGTGTATCCAAAATCTTCACAAAAACATGGAGAGAAAAGAAATGAAAGACACAAacctaaatttgaacttgatgCAATGAAAACATCGAATACGGGATTTCTCCTCTCACCAGATGAAAACGTAAACACTTCACTCCTTGAAACTAGCAGTGTATATGTAGATAAAGAAAGCCAAACGCAGCAAGATGAAATTTAG